The nucleotide window CAGCATGATTCCTCAGGCTATTCGATTTCTTTATTGAATGATCTTAAAAAAAAGAGGCATCCCTCCCTTCGGAAAGATGCCCTACCCCTAAAACCATTTAAAAACCGAAGTCAATATAATATGGAGATGCACTTTTGTCAAGTGCTATGTTGATTATTTGAACCAACGACAACAAATTATTCTAAGATTTATGCAAGGTAGATATACACAAAGGCCCAGATTCCGGCAGCAGCTATTAACTCTATTATAGGAAAAGAATCACCGGTGCCCGACTTCTTAAAGTTTACTTGATAATTAGCTCTCGCGTTGCGCATAAATATGCCAATGACCGGAATCATAAGAACAAAAACCATGATGGCCAAGCGGACGGTGGCGACATCCTTTCCTAAAGACAGCAATGGAAGAGCGGCCATCAATATGGGCAATACGTATATCCGCATCACCATCTTGTTTTTGCCCGCTCTTTTTTCAATAAAGCTATACGAATGAGAGAATTTAAGTACCTGCTTGCATAAATGAAAGCCCAGATACATGACAACAATAATTCCGATGATGGATAATATTAATTGAAATGCAAACGAAATGTGATTCTCATGTGCAAATCTGGCGAATCCATAGTAGAAGACTGCCTTTGTGTCGCCTGCTCCTAAGGGGGCGTATAAAATTTGCGATATGGGGATATTGATGAGGCAAACCATAGTCCAAAAGCCGCCTAATTGAAATCGCCCCCAACTTTCGCGCTGGTTCTTTATCAAGAAAAATATAGTAGTACCCAACAAAAAGCAGATAGCTAAAGGATACAAGGTTACTTCCGTTGCCTTGGCTTGATCCCATTCATTGGGATCCATAGGAAGGAAAACCTCATTAAAGGTGAAGTTGGCTTGTAAACCCAAGCCTTCCGCAAACAGCAGAACCAAATATTGATAGAAAGCATAGCTTGAGATAAAACATATTATTAAAGTCAGCGTGGAGGTCAAAATAGACCATCTGCCTCTATCGGAATTCTGCTTCACAAACTAATATTTATGTGATATTGCAAATCCAACGGAATGGTAAGTGTCTTGGGTTTCAATAAGCAAGTATAGAAAAAAGACTTGGTCGTTAATAATATGAAGACCGTTTTCATTATAGCTCTCCCCCGATGCATCAAGGCCGCTACCTTTACCTCGCTTTTTACAAAAATGATTAGGCCATTTCCCAAACTCAGGATGGAGGCTTGATTCATCAAATCATCTCTGTATTTCTCCAATATTGGATGATAATTCGCCATGCTATCAACATATTTTGGCAATATTGTGCCATTTCTTTCCATTATTTAATAATATTTTGCCAATATTCGACCTTCATCATCCATTATTGCACCATCGTTTTCCATTATAGCGTGATATTGTTTCATTATTTAATAATAATTCGTCATTATTGAATGATATTTTGCTAATATTTTACCTTCATCCTCCATTATTGTATCATTTCATTCCAATATAACTTTGTGATTCGCCTTTATTGGATAGTTATATTCAAATATGGGATAATGATGCTCCTTTATTACATGATATTTCTTAATTTTAGCTCCATATTCCATCAATAAACCAATGTTACCATGCTTTATTTTGATCTCAGACCTGTTTTTAAGCTGCGCGGAATTGAAAATCCCTACTCTGCTTTAGTAAAAGCTGGAATCTCTCCTCAATCAGCCACTAAGATTTTAAATCAGGCAGACTACGTTTTCCGCATGAGGCATGTAGAGATTATCTGCAAAATCCTCAACTGTACCCCAAACGACCTTTTGAATTGGAGGGCCAACAAAGACGATAATCTTCCCGAATCGCATGAACTACATAAACTAAAGAAAGATAACAGCGGTCTGCACCAATTATTAAAAGGGATGAGTATTGAGCAACTCAATCAGGTTGCCGCCCTTATCAAGCAGCAGCAATCGGATAAATAATCCTCGCGCTCAATTTATTCCAAAATCGTATCGCTGCCTTTTTCTAGCAGATTTGATTTCTGGTGAATCAAGTAAATCGCCCAAGAAGGAACGAGGGGCAGTAGTGCCACAATTAATTTGTTCAGCAACCCCGGAATACTTTCAGCTTTGCGACAAAACATATCGCGTATCGCCTTTCGCGCTACAAAATCGGGCGATTGCATAATGCCCAGCCTTGTCGCCAGCGAAATATTGACTCGTTTAGGGTCATATAGAGGCGTGTTGGTAGCACCCGGTATCAGGCAAGTAACACCCACTCCGTAAACCTTCATTTCGTTTCGCAGTGCCCGGGTGAAATATCGAAGAAAAGTTTTAGAAGGACCATAGAGTGAAATCCCCGGATAGGGCATAACGGTCGAAATCGAAGAAACATTCATAATGAATCCTCTTTTATTTCTTTTCATTTCCCTACCAAATAGATGACACATCATAGCCGGTGTATTCATATGTAGCTGAAGGATGGCCTCCAGTTTTTTGGGTGCAGTTTGTACCACTTCTGAAAATATCAGAAAGCCTGCATTGTTGATTAAAACTTCGACGGATAGATTTTGTGCACTACTGTAATCAAAAACTTTTTGTGCCGATTGAGGAAGCGCTAAATCAATACAAAAAGTTAAACACCTCACCGGATAGGTCTCTTGCATAACCGCTTGCACGGCCTCTAATTCTTTCGCCTGATTACTGACCAACAGCAGCGAATATTTTGCCGCTGCCAGTTGATGTGCCATAGCCAGACCAATACCCGAAGTCCCTCCGGTGATTAACGCCACCGGTCCATTCAATCTCTCTGTCATACCGGTTCTTTCAAGTTTTGAATACATCGAGCAGGCCCGTTGTACATCACTGCGATACAATAATTGCAAGTATCACAGGAGGAATGATGTTGCTTTTCCGCTAACAGTTTATTGATGAAATCGGGATCGCGAATCAGCGCGCGGGCAATAGCCACCGCTTCAAAACCGGATGACAAAACCTCTTCTATATTTTCTTTAGAAAGAATCCCCCCCACATATACCAACGGCATTTTCAACGCCTTGCGAAATAGGCGGGCATCTTCCAGAAAATAATTTTCCTTGAATGCTACCGGAGGTATCAATATTCTTCCGAATAAGCGCACCAGCCATCCCATTGCTTTGTTATCCATGTGCTTTGCCAGAATATCAATAGGCATTTCACCACGCATCACCTGAATGGGTGCGCGGCTCACAAATCCACTACTCAATACCAAGGCATGTACACCTGCTTTTTCCAATAGCTTAGCTACTTGTAATGACTCATCCAACTCCATACCACCCTGAAAGCCATCGCGCATATTCATTTTCACCAGCACGGCTGTTTTGCCGGCCGCAGCATCCATCACTTCATCTATAACGAGCTGAAGAAATTTCATTCGATTAGATAAGGAACCTCCAAATTCATCACTTCGATGATTAGTGTAGGGACTCAGAAATTGGCTGATGAGATAACCATGTCCGGCGTGAACCTCAACTGCATCAAACCCCGATTCACGAGCTAAATGTACTGCCTTACCAAACGATTTCGCCGCGACTCCTATTTCCTGTTTGGTCAATGCACGCGGAAAAGACGGCGCATATAAATTGAAACGTGAAGATGGAGCAACCGGTCTCAAACCGGTAACAGAGCGCTTCGCCATATTGCCGCAATGGCCTATTTGGATAGAGGCCGCCGCATTTTGTGAATGGACTGCATCTGTCAGTTTTCTAAGCTGTGGCACAATTTCCGGTCGCATCCATAATTGATGTGGAAAGGAAAGTCCATTTTTTTCTACTGATGCGTACGCTACAGTGGTCATCCCAATACCTCCTGCTGCTACCGATTGATGATAGTTTATCAATTCCTCTGATACCTCATGATTGGAACTCATCCCCTCAAAGGCAGCCGCCCGGATAGAACGGTTGCGCAGAAGAACAGGGCCAATTTGCGTGGGTGTAAATAGCATGGCTCAAAAATAAACCTTACCGTCATTTTGTTAATGCAAAATCGCACCCGCTGTAGGCTTGGCTACGACAGGCGCGATTTTGACTGTTTATATTGTGAGCTAGACTATTGCTGCCAACGAAACAGTCTAGTAATTTTCAAGAATAGTCTTAGACACGGTTAATTGACAGATGAACAAGTGGTTATGATTTGAAACAGATGTTTGTAACAGTATAGAATATTTAAAACCGTTGAATTTGCAGGTTTAAAGTAGTTGCAATATCCTCGATACCTCCACAAACTCCTTCAATACTTTAACCACAATTAATCAGTACATTATTCTTTCACCACCTTTCGCACCATTCGCCCTTCGTTGGTATCTATGTATATAAGATAGATGCCGGGAGCGCATCCAAGGAACAAATTGATTTCCTTGTTATTACTTGCTTTTTGGCTTGAAACTAATCTGCCACTCATGTCGCGAATCTGTACTTCAATTTCAGAATAAGACTTCTGCAATCTAACCGACACGTGCCCGGTGGTTGGATTCGGATAAACGGAAACATTGGATTCATATTTTTCCAAAATCCCGCTTTTGATAAAACTGATACAAGCTGAAGTGTCAAAACAGCCATCCTTACTGATAGCTACCTGGTAGCTACCATCGGCAGAAGGGCTGAAAGTTCGTTCGGTGCTATCTGTAATAGTTGAGCTGCCCGGACAATTTAGCCATTGATAGGTAGCGAGTTGTTGATTCGCTATAATGGTATTGCCAGTTAGGCTTACCGTTGTATCTATTGTTAGGAGAGCCTTCATGGTCTCTATAAAAAGCAAACATGAATTTTGATCGGATATGGTAACTGCATATACTCCTACGGTCAAGTTAGCCAACTGCGCAGTTGTATCTCCAGTGTTCCACTCGTAAAGAATCGGAGCAACTCCATTGACAAAAAGGTTGATGAAGCCATCATGGCTGTTGCCACAGTTTATTTGATCTGTTTCAAATGAATCCAGCACTACCGTTAAGCCGGACGGTTCATGGATGGAAATAGTGGTGTCGGCTATTTGTCCGCAGCCGTTCTGATCGGTAACGGTTAGTTTGTATTGCCCGGATGATAGACCGGTGATAGAGTTGCCGGCAACTCCGCTATTATCCCATTCATAAGTAAACGGACCGATACCGCCGCTGATAGATACTTGAATTGCTCCGTCATTGCCGTGGCCGCAGGTTACGTCATTAGCTGTAAGTGTATAAGTAGGAGGTGAGCCAAATGCCATGCTCATGCCCTGATAGCCCCCGGATCCGCCACTATATTCATATCCATAGTGGAAATGCGACACACTTCCTGCACTCATTTTATATTCAGAATACCCAACACTATTACCGTTAATAGAATAAACGGAATCGGACCCTTCGGGGAAAGAGTAGGTAAATCCATCAGGAGGGTAACAGCCCCCTGTGGTATAAACCTTCATAGTGTCGCTAAAAGCCGGTTTGCTGTTCGGATTGATACCGGTGAATTTAGTGGAGTTTAAACTCCAACCGGTTGAATTGGAATTTACTATTTCAAAACTCAGCCACTCAGAACTACCGCAACTGCCACTCAATGTTTCTAAACTAGCTACCGTAATGCTGGTGGGATATAATGCTCCAAGGTTGTAGCCACGCGTGGCAGTTAAATTTATATCGCGATATATTTCAAAATCATAAAGAAATCCTGCCCAGCCACCAATCATAATATCTGCCATACATGGATATGAAGCAGTGGCTGAAACGTTAATTCCGACCGTTTTGCCGTTAGGGTCTTCGGCAATATGACGAACCCGAATCCAGAGATTTCGCCCAAAGCAATCGCTTGCAGGGAAATATATTCCGTCGGTAAATAACGAATCGTTGGTTCGACTGGCGGTGCTATAATTAAAGGAAGCCAAAGTTAATCCTGTAGATACCAATGAGTCAGGACCGATACGATGGTAATAAGTCGTGGTTTTGAAATTAAACTCCTGAGCTTGTGCTTGTCGTGGAGAAAGAAACACAAGAAAAAATATCCAGACGGAAAGAAAGTAGATTTTATTCATGTTATGGTTGGTTTATTTTGCAAAGATGATTTTTTAATCCTTTTTATCTTGATATGGTTATGGCTGCATTTGTCCCACCGCCATCTCTATTGTCTGTGCATGTGAAATATGTAATTTGGGGGAATACCGAATCAAACCGAACAAGCTTATTTCCATAAGGGCGAAAATAGCTCCATTCAAACCAGTAATTATTCTGTTATGTCGGTCAAGTGCTGCTTTTGCACCACGGCTTTGCCATGATTTGCGGAGTAATAACTTCATGATTCATCGTGGTGAGAATCCGGCTGTGACTATATGGTTTTAGCCATGACGATTGACAATAAGGGTTAGAATAATTTTGAACAGAGCCTCCACCCAAAGGGACGGTAGGCGACTAGGGGCTTTAAGTATAGAATAGGTATTTATAGCGACTAGTAGGAAATCACAAAACCCAGCGTAGGAATGGGTTGCCCGTTCCGATTCTTTATCAGTTCCGTTTGATAGCGAGGCGGCACGCTTCCACTTACAAACAGGGGTTGATTATTTTTATCATACACTAAATCAAGATAGGGTGCCTGCGATGATTTGAAGGCATATACATTCTGTACATCAAGATAAAGTTCTAAACTCCATTTTTTGAAAAACCATTTTTTAGTGATGCGAATATCTAACTGGTGGAACCATGGGTTGCGCTTTGAATTCAGTTGGTCATAATTCGGTAAACCGGAACCATAGAAGTTCCAAATCTGCACAATGGAACTTCGCTCAATATCATAAGGGGTATAGGGCTGGCCGCCACTGATGCGCCATCGGGCGCCTACCTCCCAATGGTATTTGAACTTCTTGCCACCCGTCAAAGAGATTACCTGCCGCGAATCCCATGAAGAAGGAAGAAATGCGCCATGGCGGTCTTTGAACTGACTCCAGAATAGAGTATAAGCTACAATGCCATAAAAGCCCTTGAACAATTTCTGTTCATAAAGAAGTTCGACTCCATAACTTCTCCCATCACTATTTGAAATAAGGTCAGTGTTGCCTATAACGCCAAAATCTCCACCTAAGTTAGCCAGTGAAACTGAATCGCGCAGTTGGAAGGGATAGTTGAAGTATTGCTTGTAAAAGCCCTCAACCGAAAAGCGACTGTTCCATTTGGTTTGATATTCAGTTCCTAAAACTACATGTACGTTATGGATATAGGTCAGGCGGTTTTTATTGACAAGACTACCGGTATTATTCCGAAACCCAAGCCCGGTGTATGGAGGTAGTTGATGATAATAACCGGTATTAAAATTCACCAGCCACCCCGGCAGGATAGAGAAGGATGCAGAAAAACGAGGAGAGAGCTGATC belongs to Bacteroidota bacterium and includes:
- a CDS encoding SDR family NAD(P)-dependent oxidoreductase, with product MTERLNGPVALITGGTSGIGLAMAHQLAAAKYSLLLVSNQAKELEAVQAVMQETYPVRCLTFCIDLALPQSAQKVFDYSSAQNLSVEVLINNAGFLIFSEVVQTAPKKLEAILQLHMNTPAMMCHLFGREMKRNKRGFIMNVSSISTVMPYPGISLYGPSKTFLRYFTRALRNEMKVYGVGVTCLIPGATNTPLYDPKRVNISLATRLGIMQSPDFVARKAIRDMFCRKAESIPGLLNKLIVALLPLVPSWAIYLIHQKSNLLEKGSDTILE
- a CDS encoding NADH:flavin oxidoreductase; this encodes MLFTPTQIGPVLLRNRSIRAAAFEGMSSNHEVSEELINYHQSVAAGGIGMTTVAYASVEKNGLSFPHQLWMRPEIVPQLRKLTDAVHSQNAAASIQIGHCGNMAKRSVTGLRPVAPSSRFNLYAPSFPRALTKQEIGVAAKSFGKAVHLARESGFDAVEVHAGHGYLISQFLSPYTNHRSDEFGGSLSNRMKFLQLVIDEVMDAAAGKTAVLVKMNMRDGFQGGMELDESLQVAKLLEKAGVHALVLSSGFVSRAPIQVMRGEMPIDILAKHMDNKAMGWLVRLFGRILIPPVAFKENYFLEDARLFRKALKMPLVYVGGILSKENIEEVLSSGFEAVAIARALIRDPDFINKLLAEKQHHSSCDTCNYCIAVMYNGPARCIQNLKEPV
- a CDS encoding helix-turn-helix transcriptional regulator — its product is MLYFDLRPVFKLRGIENPYSALVKAGISPQSATKILNQADYVFRMRHVEIICKILNCTPNDLLNWRANKDDNLPESHELHKLKKDNSGLHQLLKGMSIEQLNQVAALIKQQQSDK
- a CDS encoding T9SS type A sorting domain-containing protein, which produces MNKIYFLSVWIFFLVFLSPRQAQAQEFNFKTTTYYHRIGPDSLVSTGLTLASFNYSTASRTNDSLFTDGIYFPASDCFGRNLWIRVRHIAEDPNGKTVGINVSATASYPCMADIMIGGWAGFLYDFEIYRDINLTATRGYNLGALYPTSITVASLETLSGSCGSSEWLSFEIVNSNSTGWSLNSTKFTGINPNSKPAFSDTMKVYTTGGCYPPDGFTYSFPEGSDSVYSINGNSVGYSEYKMSAGSVSHFHYGYEYSGGSGGYQGMSMAFGSPPTYTLTANDVTCGHGNDGAIQVSISGGIGPFTYEWDNSGVAGNSITGLSSGQYKLTVTDQNGCGQIADTTISIHEPSGLTVVLDSFETDQINCGNSHDGFINLFVNGVAPILYEWNTGDTTAQLANLTVGVYAVTISDQNSCLLFIETMKALLTIDTTVSLTGNTIIANQQLATYQWLNCPGSSTITDSTERTFSPSADGSYQVAISKDGCFDTSACISFIKSGILEKYESNVSVYPNPTTGHVSVRLQKSYSEIEVQIRDMSGRLVSSQKASNNKEINLFLGCAPGIYLIYIDTNEGRMVRKVVKE
- a CDS encoding TonB-dependent receptor; translated protein: MGSSEFALSVEGPIKKVKQQTGENQNKHKGVESATMLASVRYSYLQGLFKLLKLPFLPSYLDAQYKIKIKFNQQNELILLGLGADDRFKLNLSANKSQEQRYLLNILPEQSQWNYSVGAKYTHYFKESYLNLILSRNMLGNHAYKYENNNPDNPKRFDYNSTEAENKFRLEVSGRKGAWKYNYGLSYEYARYTNQTTQEISYPGSIDLVTIDYNSHLLLHKWGLFAQVSRGFFRDRLELSAGLRTDNCSYNSVMAFAIQDQLSPRFSASFSILPGWLVNFNTGYYHQLPPYTGLGFRNNTGSLVNKNRLTYIHNVHVVLGTEYQTKWNSRFSVEGFYKQYFNYPFQLRDSVSLANLGGDFGVIGNTDLISNSDGRSYGVELLYEQKLFKGFYGIVAYTLFWSQFKDRHGAFLPSSWDSRQVISLTGGKKFKYHWEVGARWRISGGQPYTPYDIERSSIVQIWNFYGSGLPNYDQLNSKRNPWFHQLDIRITKKWFFKKWSLELYLDVQNVYAFKSSQAPYLDLVYDKNNQPLFVSGSVPPRYQTELIKNRNGQPIPTLGFVISY